In Paraburkholderia acidisoli, one DNA window encodes the following:
- a CDS encoding NAD-dependent epimerase/dehydratase family protein, with protein sequence MPQHSTSGSPSSKPFGRLLLTGASGNLGRQLRGALAHWADHVRVSDIAALGEAAPHEELCPADLADRAAVTHMVEGVDAIVHLGGISIDAPFDDLIEANIRGTYNLYEAARKHSVKRVVFASSNHVTGFHPVTSVLDAEADHRPDSLYGVTKSFGESLSRYYYDRFGIETVCLRIGSSFEEPKNARMLVTFLSYGDFIELVRCSLFANRVGHAVVYGVSDNPASWWNNAKAGFLGYRPRDSSAPYAARFPATAPNADLADPAQLFQGGPFVLGEPMEKVAR encoded by the coding sequence ATGCCCCAGCACTCCACCTCAGGCAGCCCTTCCAGCAAACCGTTCGGGCGCCTGCTCCTCACGGGCGCGAGCGGCAATCTGGGCCGTCAATTGCGCGGCGCGCTCGCGCACTGGGCCGACCACGTGCGCGTGAGCGACATCGCGGCGCTGGGCGAGGCGGCGCCGCACGAGGAACTGTGCCCCGCCGATCTCGCCGATCGCGCGGCGGTCACGCACATGGTGGAAGGCGTGGACGCCATCGTGCACCTGGGCGGCATCTCGATCGACGCGCCCTTCGACGATCTGATCGAAGCGAACATTCGCGGCACCTACAACCTCTACGAGGCGGCGCGCAAGCATAGCGTGAAGCGCGTGGTGTTCGCCAGTTCGAACCACGTCACGGGCTTTCATCCGGTCACGAGCGTGCTCGACGCCGAAGCGGACCATCGTCCGGACAGCCTCTATGGCGTGACCAAGAGTTTCGGCGAATCGCTCTCGCGCTACTACTACGATCGCTTCGGCATCGAAACCGTGTGCCTGCGCATCGGTTCGTCGTTCGAGGAGCCGAAGAACGCGCGCATGCTCGTCACGTTCCTGAGCTACGGCGACTTCATCGAACTCGTGCGCTGCTCGCTGTTTGCGAATCGCGTGGGGCACGCGGTCGTGTACGGTGTCTCGGATAACCCGGCCAGCTGGTGGAACAACGCGAAGGCGGGGTTTCTCGGCTATCGTCCACGCGACAGCTCCGCACCTTATGCGGCGCGTTTCCCGGCCACGGCGCCCAACGCCGATCTCGCCGACCCCGCGCAGTTATTCCAGGGCGGCCCGTTCGTGCTGGGCGAGCCGATGGAAAAAGTGGCACGCTGA
- a CDS encoding NAD-dependent succinate-semialdehyde dehydrogenase, with product MTSNTYQDTQLFINGEWLDGEGGASIDVVSPATGEKIGKVARASVNDLERAVQAAQAGFAKWRKVPANERAALMRKAAGIIRERVEPIARLMTQEQGKPLAEAKIEVASAADIIEWFADEGRRVYGRIVPPRNINAQQTVVKEPVGPVAAFTPWNFPVNQVVRKLSAALTTGCSFIVKAPEETPASPAELIRAFADAGIPAGVLGLVYGNPPEVSNFLISHPAIRKVTFTGSTPVGKELAALAGRHMKRATMELGGHAPVIVAEDADVELAVKAAGAAKFRNAGQVCISPTRFLVHNSLREAFAQALVKHAEGLKVGDGLAEGTTLGPLANARRITAMASVIDNARKSGATIATGGERIGSAGNFFAPTVLTDVPLEADVFNNEPFGPIAAIRGFDKLEDAIAEANRLPYGLAGYAFTKSFKNVHLLTQSLEVGMLWINQPATPWPEMPFGGVKDSGYGSEGGPEALEPYLVTKSVTVMS from the coding sequence ATGACGTCTAACACGTACCAGGACACGCAACTCTTTATCAACGGCGAATGGCTCGACGGCGAAGGCGGCGCGAGCATCGACGTGGTCAGCCCGGCCACCGGCGAGAAGATCGGCAAGGTTGCGCGCGCCAGCGTCAACGACCTCGAGCGCGCCGTGCAGGCCGCGCAGGCAGGCTTCGCGAAGTGGCGCAAGGTCCCGGCCAACGAGCGCGCGGCGCTCATGCGCAAGGCGGCGGGCATCATTCGCGAGCGCGTCGAACCGATCGCGCGCCTGATGACGCAAGAGCAAGGCAAGCCGCTCGCCGAAGCGAAGATCGAAGTGGCCTCGGCCGCCGACATCATCGAATGGTTCGCCGACGAAGGCCGCCGCGTCTACGGCCGTATCGTGCCGCCGCGCAACATCAACGCGCAGCAAACGGTCGTGAAGGAGCCGGTCGGTCCGGTCGCCGCGTTCACGCCGTGGAACTTCCCGGTCAACCAGGTCGTGCGCAAGCTTTCGGCCGCGCTCACCACGGGTTGCTCGTTCATCGTCAAGGCACCGGAAGAAACGCCGGCTTCGCCCGCCGAACTGATTCGCGCGTTCGCAGACGCGGGCATTCCCGCCGGCGTGCTCGGCCTCGTGTACGGCAACCCGCCGGAAGTGTCGAACTTCCTGATCTCGCATCCGGCCATCCGCAAGGTCACGTTCACGGGCTCCACGCCGGTCGGCAAGGAACTCGCCGCACTCGCGGGCCGCCACATGAAGCGCGCCACGATGGAACTGGGCGGCCACGCACCGGTGATCGTCGCGGAAGACGCCGACGTCGAACTCGCCGTGAAGGCAGCGGGCGCGGCCAAGTTCCGCAACGCGGGCCAGGTCTGCATTTCGCCCACGCGCTTCCTCGTGCACAACAGCCTGCGCGAAGCGTTCGCGCAAGCGCTGGTCAAGCACGCGGAAGGCCTCAAGGTCGGCGACGGTCTGGCCGAAGGCACGACGCTCGGGCCGCTCGCCAACGCTCGCCGCATCACGGCCATGGCCAGCGTGATCGACAACGCGCGCAAGAGCGGCGCGACCATCGCCACGGGCGGTGAGCGCATTGGCTCGGCGGGCAACTTCTTCGCGCCCACGGTGCTGACCGACGTGCCGCTCGAAGCCGACGTGTTCAACAACGAACCGTTCGGCCCGATCGCGGCCATTCGCGGCTTCGACAAGCTCGAAGACGCCATTGCGGAAGCCAACCGTCTGCCGTACGGCCTCGCGGGCTACGCGTTCACGAAGTCGTTCAAGAACGTGCACCTGCTCACGCAGTCGCTCGAAGTGGGCATGCTGTGGATCAACCAGCCCGCCACGCCCTGGCCGGAAATGCCGTTCGGCGGCGTGAAGGATTCGGGCTACGGTTCGGAAGGCGGTCCGGAAGCGCTCGAGCCGTACCTCGTGACGAAGTCGGTCACGGTAATGTCGTAA
- a CDS encoding fumarylacetoacetate hydrolase family protein, whose amino-acid sequence MDSISAYLPDDLDDALLVGRVWRATPEGDGPCVVVVRHGQVFDITHLAPTTADLFDREDLLELVREAQGDPLGIVHALVDASLPPHREAGRPHLLAPCDLQAIKACGVTFAVSLLERVIEEQAGGDPAKAQAVRAEITQLIGADLSKIEPGSEAALKLKAELQRRGAWSQYMEVGIGPDAEVFSKSQPMSSVGFGADVGLHPASAWNNPEPEIVLAVNSRGDVVGATLGNDVNLRDIEGRSALLLGKCKDNNGSCAIGPFIRLFDETFTLDSVRATSVALRVEGEDDFLLEGVSHMREISRDPLDLVAQAWGRHHQYPDGFMLFLGTMFSPIQDRDAPGGGFTHHLGDRVTISAPPLGGLVNTVRLSTEIEPWTFGVRALYWSLAERGFALD is encoded by the coding sequence ATGGATTCGATTTCCGCCTATCTCCCCGACGATCTCGACGATGCGCTGCTGGTCGGCCGGGTCTGGCGCGCCACGCCCGAAGGCGACGGTCCGTGCGTCGTCGTGGTGCGTCATGGACAGGTGTTCGACATCACGCATCTCGCGCCCACCACCGCCGACCTGTTCGACCGCGAAGACCTGCTCGAACTCGTGCGCGAGGCGCAGGGCGACCCGCTCGGCATCGTGCACGCGCTCGTGGACGCGAGCCTGCCGCCGCATCGCGAAGCGGGCCGGCCGCATCTGCTCGCGCCGTGCGACCTGCAGGCGATCAAGGCGTGCGGCGTGACCTTCGCGGTGAGCCTGCTCGAACGCGTGATCGAAGAACAGGCCGGCGGCGATCCCGCCAAAGCGCAGGCCGTGCGCGCGGAAATCACGCAGCTCATCGGCGCGGACCTCTCGAAGATCGAGCCGGGTTCCGAAGCCGCGCTCAAGCTCAAGGCGGAACTGCAACGGCGCGGTGCGTGGTCGCAATACATGGAGGTGGGCATTGGTCCGGACGCCGAAGTATTTTCGAAATCGCAGCCGATGTCCTCGGTGGGATTCGGCGCCGACGTCGGTCTGCATCCCGCCTCGGCCTGGAACAACCCCGAGCCGGAAATCGTGCTCGCCGTGAACAGCCGCGGCGACGTGGTGGGCGCAACGCTCGGCAACGACGTGAACCTGCGCGACATCGAAGGCCGTTCCGCGCTGCTGCTCGGCAAATGCAAGGACAACAACGGCTCGTGCGCGATCGGGCCGTTCATCCGCCTGTTCGACGAGACGTTCACACTCGACTCGGTGCGCGCTACCAGCGTCGCGCTGCGCGTGGAAGGCGAAGACGACTTCCTGCTCGAAGGCGTGAGCCACATGCGTGAAATCAGCCGCGACCCGCTCGATCTCGTCGCGCAGGCGTGGGGCCGCCATCATCAGTATCCCGACGGTTTCATGCTATTTCTCGGCACCATGTTCTCGCCGATCCAGGACCGCGACGCGCCCGGCGGCGGCTTCACGCATCACCTCGGCGACCGCGTGACGATCAGCGCGCCGCCGCTCGGGGGCCTCGTCAACACCGTGCGCCTGAGCACCGAAATCGAACCGTGGACCTTCGGCGTGCGCGCGCTCTACTGGAGCCTGGCCGAACGCGGCTTTGCGCTGGATTGA
- a CDS encoding carboxymuconolactone decarboxylase family protein gives MSRYPAHTIDSAPEASKPVLRQLQQAFGAVPNIAAAMANSPVLINGFIGLFERVHASSLTEPQIQTLLLTNAVTNASEWPVAFHSALALQQGVSSADVEAIRHGALPADAQLAALSQLARTLIEKRGRASEADKQHFLDAGFNAEQVLEVIAVVAASTITNYVSSVTEPALETPFQPFAWHARAA, from the coding sequence ATGTCCCGCTATCCCGCCCATACGATCGACTCCGCGCCCGAGGCCTCGAAGCCCGTGCTGCGCCAACTTCAGCAGGCGTTCGGCGCCGTGCCGAATATCGCGGCCGCGATGGCCAACTCGCCCGTGCTCATCAACGGCTTCATCGGTTTGTTCGAGCGCGTTCACGCGAGCAGCCTCACGGAACCGCAGATTCAGACGCTGCTGCTCACCAACGCCGTAACGAACGCGAGCGAATGGCCCGTGGCATTTCATAGCGCGCTCGCCTTGCAGCAAGGCGTGAGCTCCGCCGATGTCGAGGCGATCCGTCACGGCGCGCTGCCCGCCGACGCGCAACTCGCGGCGCTTTCGCAACTCGCGCGCACGCTGATCGAAAAACGTGGCCGCGCGAGCGAAGCCGACAAGCAACACTTTCTCGACGCCGGCTTCAACGCGGAGCAAGTGCTTGAAGTGATCGCGGTCGTGGCCGCCTCCACGATCACGAACTACGTGAGCAGCGTGACCGAACCGGCGCTCGAAACGCCGTTCCAGCCGTTTGCGTGGCATGCTCGGGCCGCCTGA
- a CDS encoding helix-turn-helix domain-containing protein yields the protein MNTSRRAPPPATNDSGDLGDLLRYWRDLRGVSQLDLSLEAGVSQRQISFIESGRSVPGRDTLLTLAQTLDVPLRERNALLLAAGYAPVYSEAPWDAQEMQAVARALERVVRQHEPFPAIVMDRHWNVLMTNDAAPRFFNRFIDMAARKGPRNMLHLMFDPHGMRPFVDDWPTVARSLLQRVHRESIGRAIDAGTQRLLDALLAWPDVPRDWRNWQAPASSSSAAAMPFVPLGFRHEGTVLRYFSMVTTVGAPQNASAQELRLECLFPADDETETRHREWLADTIKPATNQS from the coding sequence ATGAACACGAGCCGCCGCGCGCCCCCACCCGCCACGAACGATTCCGGCGATCTGGGTGACCTGTTGCGCTACTGGCGTGACTTGCGCGGCGTGAGTCAGCTCGATCTGTCGCTGGAGGCCGGCGTCTCGCAGCGGCAGATCAGCTTCATCGAAAGCGGACGCAGCGTGCCCGGCCGCGACACGCTGCTCACGCTCGCGCAAACGCTGGACGTGCCGCTGCGCGAGCGCAACGCGCTGTTGCTCGCCGCGGGCTATGCGCCCGTGTATTCCGAAGCGCCGTGGGACGCGCAGGAGATGCAGGCCGTCGCGCGCGCGCTCGAGCGCGTGGTGCGCCAGCACGAGCCGTTTCCCGCGATCGTGATGGACCGGCACTGGAACGTGCTGATGACCAACGACGCCGCGCCGCGTTTTTTCAATCGCTTCATCGACATGGCCGCGCGCAAGGGGCCGCGCAACATGCTGCATCTGATGTTCGATCCGCACGGCATGCGGCCGTTCGTGGACGACTGGCCCACCGTGGCGCGCAGCCTGCTGCAACGCGTGCATCGCGAGTCGATCGGACGCGCCATCGACGCGGGCACGCAACGCCTGCTCGACGCCTTGCTCGCGTGGCCCGACGTGCCGCGCGACTGGCGCAACTGGCAAGCGCCGGCTTCATCGTCGTCCGCGGCCGCGATGCCGTTCGTGCCGCTCGGCTTTCGCCACGAAGGCACCGTGCTGCGTTATTTCTCGATGGTGACGACGGTGGGCGCGCCGCAAAACGCGAGCGCGCAAGAGTTACGACTCGAATGCCTTTTTCCCGCCGACGACGAGACCGAAACGCGTCATCGCGAATGGCTGGCCGACACCATAAAGCCAGCTACAAATCAATCTTGA
- a CDS encoding methyl-accepting chemotaxis protein: MRTNLPVTQREYELDDDATLLSQTDIHGNITYANDAFIKASGFSASELHHSSHNIVRHPDMPPQAFADMWSTLKAGLSWTALVKNRRKDGDHYWVRANATPVYRDGNLAGFLSVRTKPAREEVDAAARLYSDFLSGNARGLRFHHGLVVRKGWLAWTAWRRTMPVRWRIRSAVGVAFLLMASSRILPGAGLVSIVASAGIAVLLAWWLEAQIGRPLRGLLTQAQAIAAGQAMGDARLNRVDEIGMIERAIHQSGLNLRSLVDDVSAQLKALHGASDDIVTRNGDISQRSEEAAASLEETAATMEQITATVKNNADTADQAGELAKATSSAASAGSKTVHEVVATMSEITASSRKIREIIDVIDGIAFQTNILALNAAVEAARAGEHGRGFAVVAGEVRTLAQRSATAARQIATLINDSVTRTSAGSDLVGKAGHAMGDIVKQVTQVVDLIHEISLATREQADGIGQVNVAMTQLDGVTQKNARMVQDAAAEAEALSARAQRLEDAVAVFAG, translated from the coding sequence GTGCGCACGAATCTCCCCGTCACTCAACGCGAGTACGAGCTCGACGACGACGCCACCCTGCTTTCTCAAACCGATATCCACGGCAATATCACTTACGCCAACGACGCCTTCATCAAGGCGAGTGGTTTTAGCGCCAGCGAACTGCATCATTCTTCACACAATATCGTTCGACATCCCGATATGCCGCCGCAAGCGTTTGCGGATATGTGGAGCACGTTGAAAGCGGGATTATCCTGGACCGCGCTGGTAAAAAACCGGCGTAAAGACGGCGATCATTATTGGGTTCGCGCGAATGCCACGCCGGTTTATCGTGACGGCAATCTCGCAGGCTTTCTTTCCGTGCGTACCAAACCCGCGCGAGAAGAAGTCGACGCGGCGGCCAGACTGTATAGCGACTTTCTCAGCGGCAATGCGCGCGGGCTGCGTTTTCATCATGGGCTCGTCGTGCGCAAAGGCTGGCTTGCGTGGACCGCGTGGCGGCGCACGATGCCCGTGCGTTGGCGTATTCGCAGCGCCGTAGGCGTCGCGTTCCTGCTGATGGCGTCGAGCCGTATCCTGCCCGGCGCCGGGTTGGTGTCGATCGTTGCGAGTGCGGGCATTGCCGTGTTGCTCGCGTGGTGGCTCGAAGCGCAGATCGGCCGGCCGCTGCGAGGTCTGCTCACGCAGGCGCAAGCCATTGCCGCGGGTCAGGCGATGGGCGACGCACGCCTGAATCGCGTGGATGAAATCGGCATGATCGAGCGCGCGATTCATCAGAGTGGACTGAACCTACGCTCGCTCGTGGACGACGTGAGCGCCCAGCTCAAGGCACTGCACGGCGCGAGCGACGACATCGTCACGCGCAATGGCGACATCTCGCAACGCAGCGAAGAAGCCGCCGCGAGCCTCGAGGAAACCGCCGCGACGATGGAGCAGATCACGGCCACGGTGAAGAACAACGCCGACACCGCCGACCAGGCCGGCGAACTCGCGAAAGCCACGAGTTCGGCCGCCAGCGCGGGCAGCAAGACCGTGCACGAAGTGGTCGCGACAATGAGCGAGATCACCGCGTCGAGCCGCAAGATTCGCGAGATCATCGACGTGATCGACGGCATTGCGTTTCAGACCAACATTCTCGCGCTCAACGCGGCCGTGGAAGCGGCGCGCGCGGGCGAACACGGCCGCGGTTTCGCCGTGGTCGCGGGCGAGGTGCGCACGCTCGCGCAACGCAGCGCCACGGCCGCGCGGCAGATCGCGACGCTCATCAACGACAGCGTGACGCGCACGAGCGCGGGCAGCGATCTTGTCGGCAAGGCCGGGCATGCAATGGGCGATATCGTGAAGCAGGTCACCCAGGTCGTCGATCTCATCCACGAGATCAGCCTCGCAACGCGCGAACAGGCCGATGGCATTGGCCAGGTCAACGTGGCCATGACGCAACTCGACGGCGTGACGCAAAAGAACGCGCGCATGGTGCAGGACGCGGCCGCCGAAGCCGAGGCGCTGAGCGCGCGGGCGCAGCGGCTGGAAGATGCGGTGGCGGTGTTCGCGGGATAG
- a CDS encoding GGDEF domain-containing protein → MLSPLSLFGILIVSCLTSVAILGSLHRTTVPGLVRWCAAYSLVAAASLLVLLVGLPLSREVIVVTALFTVLAVLLLVQGTREFFGMKPVRNRELAAAIIVFAELVWFTWMSPNADARVVLFSLVSAYGRIAVGTLALRYAPREGARYPYRFVGVAAYLGALIHVARIVAIAFGIAPHATLLQPTPWNTLFLGLAIVTLPCMSIGMVMLTHDQLIRRMEWLATVDELTGILMRRAFIAQANLMLLDGALARKSVSVALLDIDNFKSINDGFGHAVGDRVLRHVASVVATQLRPSDVFGRLGGEEFAIVFSDAREAEAEALTNALRLAVEQTPSSGVCCTLSAGVSRVALGEKLEDVMARADAALYMAKATGRNRVVTAPWDDMREVQGLPVQV, encoded by the coding sequence ATGCTTAGCCCACTTTCCCTGTTCGGGATCCTGATTGTGTCGTGCCTGACGAGCGTCGCCATTCTGGGCTCGCTCCATCGCACGACCGTGCCGGGGCTCGTGCGCTGGTGTGCGGCATACTCGCTGGTCGCGGCGGCTTCGCTGCTGGTGTTGCTCGTGGGGCTGCCGTTGAGCCGCGAAGTGATCGTCGTCACGGCGCTGTTCACGGTGCTGGCGGTGCTGCTGCTCGTGCAGGGCACGCGCGAGTTCTTCGGCATGAAACCCGTGCGCAATCGCGAACTGGCGGCGGCTATCATCGTGTTCGCGGAACTCGTCTGGTTCACGTGGATGTCGCCGAACGCCGACGCGCGCGTCGTGCTGTTCTCGCTCGTTTCCGCGTACGGCCGCATTGCCGTGGGCACACTGGCTCTGCGTTATGCGCCGCGCGAAGGCGCGCGTTATCCGTATCGTTTCGTCGGCGTGGCCGCGTATCTGGGCGCGCTCATTCACGTCGCGCGCATCGTGGCCATTGCGTTCGGCATCGCGCCGCATGCCACGCTGCTGCAACCCACGCCGTGGAATACGCTGTTTCTCGGGCTGGCGATCGTCACGCTGCCGTGCATGTCGATCGGCATGGTGATGCTCACGCACGATCAACTGATTCGCCGCATGGAGTGGCTCGCGACCGTCGACGAACTGACCGGTATTCTCATGCGCCGCGCCTTCATTGCGCAGGCCAATCTCATGCTCCTCGACGGCGCGCTGGCGCGCAAATCGGTTTCGGTCGCGCTGCTCGACATCGACAATTTCAAGTCGATCAACGACGGCTTCGGCCACGCCGTGGGCGACCGCGTGCTGCGTCACGTGGCGTCGGTGGTGGCAACGCAGTTGCGGCCGAGCGACGTGTTCGGGCGGCTGGGCGGCGAGGAGTTCGCCATTGTTTTCTCCGATGCGCGCGAGGCCGAGGCCGAGGCGCTCACGAACGCGCTGCGGCTCGCTGTCGAGCAAACGCCCAGCAGCGGCGTGTGCTGCACGCTCAGCGCGGGCGTGAGCCGCGTGGCGCTGGGCGAAAAGCTCGAAGACGTGATGGCGCGCGCCGACGCCGCGCTTTACATGGCCAAGGCCACGGGCCGCAACCGCGTGGTCACGGCGCCTTGGGACGATATGCGCGAAGTGCAGGGGCTGCCGGTACAGGTGTGA
- a CDS encoding DUF6622 family protein, which translates to MSFQAILQGTPTWVWVLLVFLLSRGVKALKGGTAPLSRLALVPAIFAVWGATHLLTDPFASWAAALAWLAAVCAGIAGGLHLARRSGFSVDPVARTVTLPGSAVPLVLIVVIFAAKFWLGVAHATVTDAAAHAQYATLGAAVSGVVAGIFAGRFLSYVQAMRNAVTPLAQS; encoded by the coding sequence ATGTCGTTTCAAGCCATTCTGCAAGGCACGCCCACATGGGTGTGGGTGCTGCTCGTCTTCCTGCTCTCGCGCGGCGTGAAAGCGCTGAAAGGCGGCACCGCGCCGCTTTCGCGTCTCGCGCTCGTGCCGGCCATCTTCGCGGTGTGGGGCGCAACGCATCTGCTGACCGATCCGTTCGCGAGTTGGGCCGCCGCGCTCGCGTGGCTGGCGGCAGTATGCGCGGGCATCGCGGGCGGCCTGCATCTGGCACGCCGCAGCGGCTTCAGCGTCGATCCCGTCGCGCGTACGGTGACGCTGCCGGGTTCCGCCGTGCCGCTCGTGCTGATCGTCGTGATCTTCGCCGCGAAATTCTGGCTAGGCGTGGCGCACGCCACGGTCACGGATGCCGCCGCGCACGCGCAGTACGCCACGCTCGGCGCGGCGGTTTCCGGAGTCGTAGCGGGCATTTTCGCGGGACGCTTCCTGAGCTACGTCCAGGCCATGCGCAACGCGGTCACGCCGCTCGCGCAATCTTGA
- a CDS encoding dynamin family protein, whose protein sequence is MTTAASHEARFLREVDAFEFVARDLDAILHALETWRTQLAADLLAHRLEPAGLPTHSPLAQRTNGIHTLLSESASRWTQQRVSLLPAQSLAQAFDDCALLLVFGKFNAGKSAFCNFLADRFLALGKTVQYFHAEAGDLVETVERFCEGSTETTARLQGVRLGEKLVLLDTPGLHSVTQENAALTRRFMESADAVLWLTSSTSPGQVQELDELGNELRRGKVLMPVVTRSDMYEEDEVDGAICKVLRNKSTATRVEQEADVEARAQEKLRSLGVDVARLESPVSVSAYMARAAGHTPEAMDEAGFERLYEALLTITASTLDYKRRKYAELVLHHLEEDVLGALQRDVLPALGGLRAAAQAALLALDECETRLVNAAWRRSVPMLPALLDAFMEARDVDALSASLARAVDENFAQEAQAQLTDYADAIAQDHSASLPFTEATHFNGETIDYQPLYSALQNAIRDDLMRRSKAACDACRATVERLSEQAAALTASIDSQGSALIALKTPLREGVSS, encoded by the coding sequence ATGACGACAGCGGCGAGCCACGAAGCCCGCTTCCTGCGCGAAGTGGACGCGTTCGAATTCGTCGCGCGCGATCTGGACGCAATCCTGCACGCGCTGGAAACGTGGCGTACGCAACTCGCGGCGGATCTGCTCGCGCACCGTCTGGAACCCGCCGGCTTGCCAACTCACTCGCCGTTGGCGCAGCGCACGAACGGTATCCATACCTTATTGAGTGAAAGCGCTTCTCGCTGGACGCAGCAGCGTGTGAGTCTGCTGCCCGCGCAATCGTTGGCCCAGGCATTCGACGATTGCGCGTTGCTCTTGGTGTTCGGCAAATTCAACGCGGGTAAGAGTGCTTTCTGCAATTTCCTCGCGGACCGCTTTCTCGCGCTCGGCAAGACGGTGCAGTACTTTCATGCGGAAGCGGGCGATCTGGTCGAGACGGTGGAACGCTTTTGCGAAGGCTCGACCGAAACCACGGCGCGGCTGCAAGGCGTGCGCCTCGGCGAGAAACTCGTGCTGCTCGACACGCCCGGCTTGCATTCGGTGACGCAGGAGAACGCGGCGCTCACTCGACGATTCATGGAGAGTGCTGACGCCGTGCTGTGGCTCACGAGTTCCACCTCGCCGGGGCAAGTGCAGGAACTCGACGAACTGGGCAACGAACTGCGGCGCGGCAAGGTGCTGATGCCCGTGGTCACGCGCAGCGACATGTACGAGGAAGACGAAGTCGACGGCGCGATCTGCAAAGTCCTGCGCAACAAATCCACGGCAACGCGCGTCGAGCAGGAAGCCGATGTCGAAGCGCGCGCGCAAGAAAAATTGCGCAGCCTGGGCGTGGACGTCGCGCGGCTCGAATCGCCCGTGTCCGTTTCCGCTTATATGGCGCGCGCAGCGGGACATACGCCCGAGGCCATGGACGAGGCGGGCTTCGAACGGCTGTACGAGGCGTTGTTGACGATCACCGCTTCGACGCTCGATTACAAGCGGCGCAAGTACGCGGAGCTGGTGCTGCATCATCTCGAAGAGGACGTGCTGGGCGCGTTGCAGCGGGACGTGCTGCCCGCGCTAGGCGGCTTGCGCGCGGCGGCGCAAGCGGCGTTGCTCGCGCTCGACGAATGCGAAACGCGCCTCGTCAATGCGGCGTGGCGGCGTAGCGTGCCCATGCTGCCCGCGCTGCTCGACGCCTTCATGGAAGCGCGCGATGTCGATGCATTGAGCGCGAGTCTTGCGCGTGCCGTCGACGAAAACTTCGCGCAGGAAGCGCAGGCGCAACTCACTGACTATGCCGATGCAATCGCGCAAGATCACTCGGCTTCGCTGCCATTCACTGAAGCCACGCACTTCAATGGCGAGACGATCGATTATCAGCCGCTATACAGTGCGTTGCAAAACGCCATTCGTGACGACCTGATGCGGCGTTCGAAAGCAGCTTGTGATGCGTGCCGCGCGACAGTCGAGCGATTGTCGGAACAAGCAGCCGCGCTCACGGCTTCGATCGACTCGCAAGGCAGCGCGTTGATCGCGTTGAAAACGCCCTTGCGCGAGGGCGTTTCCTCGTAA